The Lacticaseibacillus pabuli region AGTTTCCTGATCTCGTTATTCCCCAGACGCACGCCATGCCGCATTGGCTGTACCTCTCAACACTCGGCGTCGCTTTCGTGCTGGCGTTCATATGGCCACCAATCGGCTTGATAGGGATGTTGCTCATTACGCTGAACAGTATCGTCACTGGATTGCGTGGCTTCCGCAACCAGTAAAAAATAGACCATCGCGAATAATCATTCGCGGTGGTCTATTTCGTCAGGCGTTCACAATCTTGCCATAATGTTTTTCCAGTACGTCCGCCAGTTCCTCGTTCACCGTCGCGGCGTCGTACTTCTTAGCGGTCACCAATGCGTTCGCGGCTAGCTTTGCCTTCACGTCGGCGGGCATGTCAGCAAACTGCTCAATACCGCTAGCGAGTGAATGCACGTCGAAACGGTCAAATAGCAGGCCGTTGTAATTTGGCTTCACGTAAGTTGCGATGCCGCCGAGGTTTGCCCCCAGCACCGGCACTCCGCAAGCCATGGCTTCCAGGCCGACCAACCCGAGGCTTTCACCGGTTGGCGTCCCCGCCCCCGGAAAGACGAGCAGATCGAGCTTGCTGTACTGCGCCAGCAAGTCCTTTTGCGGCAACATCTTGATGCGCGTCACCACTTGTTCAAGGTGCAGGTCATGAATTTTTTGTTCACAATCCGCCTCGCTCACCCCGCCGCCGACCATCGTCAAGTGCAGTTCCGGGTGCGTTGGTACGAGCATTGCAACGGCATCGAGCACGATGTCCCAGCCCTTGTTGGCATCAATCCGGCTGATATAGCCAATCTCCAGCTTGGTCGGATTCTTCTTGACGTGCTGCGGCTTGAAATAAGTCGTGTCCACTCCGCCAGACGGTGAAATGACCGCGCCGGAATAACCGTACTTCTTTTCGGACATATCTTTAAACGACTGGGACGGCACAATCACCATATCGGAGTGTTTGATAATCCGCGCAGTCAGGAAATTCATCTTCTGCGCAAAGCGGCTCTCGGTCGTCACATCGCTACCATGCAGGTTCGTCACAATCAGCGGACGCCGGCCAAAG contains the following coding sequences:
- a CDS encoding glycosyltransferase family 4 protein, translating into MILMLSNMYPSAKYPNYGVFVRNLYNALSKRMPMTKVVLYKHVGKASKIGAYLSYFTRSFFAVLNPKVKVVFISYASYNALPTLVAHFFGRRPLIVTNLHGSDVTTESRFAQKMNFLTARIIKHSDMVIVPSQSFKDMSEKKYGYSGAVISPSGGVDTTYFKPQHVKKNPTKLEIGYISRIDANKGWDIVLDAVAMLVPTHPELHLTMVGGGVSEADCEQKIHDLHLEQVVTRIKMLPQKDLLAQYSKLDLLVFPGAGTPTGESLGLVGLEAMACGVPVLGANLGGIATYVKPNYNGLLFDRFDVHSLASGIEQFADMPADVKAKLAANALVTAKKYDAATVNEELADVLEKHYGKIVNA